One region of Scophthalmus maximus strain ysfricsl-2021 chromosome 15, ASM2237912v1, whole genome shotgun sequence genomic DNA includes:
- the LOC118285810 gene encoding transmembrane protein 87A — protein sequence MPDAHRWCLLLFASLVRLGTAAEVSVWSVDINPTQNYVFRKTLYANTTIFMKFQGDTASCERNLAFNISWYLRSSVCYNEVFNTPDNKATNMFGMDHMLKDGWSGFYSQGYMYFDNCSALFLPKVYYSDFNPYQPLTSPKSDPSNQSLVWPDKPDISAVAKAWQDSPYLFIVKVQPLFRGVEDEDIGAEQLNFAFTMKVEMKGPHDFSSPADWPLMMFFMVMCIVYVLFGAVWLFWCACYWRDLLRIQFWIGAVIILGMLEKAVFYSEYQSIRYKGDYVQGAVIFAELLSALKRSLARILVLIVSLGYGIVKPRLGTTVHRLVVVGLLYLLFSSVEGVLRVTGGFYGTVALVANLGLSLIDSCVMWWIFISLSQTTRLLKLRRNVVKLSLYQHFTNTLIFSVLASIIFIIWTTKVFKLVDCQTGWRDLWVDDAFWRLLFSTILLVIMVLLRPSANNQRFSHSPLIDEDDEEEEAKEPMLNEAFEGMKMRGSKPETNGSQKLLSKEDEDLKWVEENIPTTVADVALPVMLDEEEEILKTKMERSKME from the exons ATGCCGGATGCGCATCGGTGGTGTTTGCTGCTCTTCGCGTCACTTGTGCGCCTCGGCACGGCGGCAGAAGTGTCCGTGTGGAGCGTGGACATCAACCCG ACACAAAATTATGTGTTTCGGAAGACGCTGTACGCCAACACCACCATCTTCATGAAGT tccaGGGTGACACGGCGTCATGTGAGAGAAACCTGGCATTCAACATCAGCTGGTACCTGCGCTCCTCCGTTTGCTACAACGAGGTCTTCAACACACCA GACAACAAAGCGACGAACATGTTTGGTATGGATCACATGCTGAAAGACGGCTGGAGCGGCTTCTACAGTCAGGGCTACATGTATTTTGACAACTGCTCCGCCCTCTTTTTGCCAAAG GTCTATTATAGTGACTTCAACCCATATCAGCCCCTCACAAGCCCAAAG AGTGACCCATCAAATCAGAGTCTCGTTTGGCCCGACAAGCCG GATATCAGTGCAGTGGCCAAAGCCTGGCAGGACAGTCCCTATCTGTTCATCGTGAAAGTGCAGCCTCTGTTTCGTGGCGTCGAAGACGAAGACATTGGCGCCGAGCAGCTCAACTTTGCCTTCACAA TGAAAGTTGAGATGAAGGGACCACATGACTTCTCCTCTCCAGCAGACTGGCCTCTCATGATG TTCTTCATGGTTATGTGCATCGTGTACGTCCTGTTCGGGGCTGTGTGGCTCTTCTGGTGCGCCTGCTACTGGCGGGATCTGCTGCGCATTCAGTTCTGGATCGGCGCCGTCATCATCCTCGGCATGCTGGAGAAAGCTGTGTTCTACTCCGAGTACCAGAGCATCCGTTACAAAGGAGACTACG TTCAAGGTGCTGTGATTTTCGCTGAGCTGCTCTCCGCACTCAAAAGATCTTTAGCCCGGATCCTGGTCCTCATTGTCAGTCTTGGTTATGGCATTGTCAA GCCCAGGTTGGGAACCACAGTGCACCGGCTGGTAGTTGTCGGGCTTCTTTAcctgctcttctcctctgtggagGGTGTGCTGAGAGTGACCGGT gGTTTCTATGGTACGGTCGCCCTGGTTGCCAATCTCGGCCTCTCCCTCATCGACTCCTGCGTCATGTGGTGG attttcatcagtCTGTCCCAAACCACTCGTCTGTTGAAGCTCCGCAGGAATGTAGTGAAGCTGTCTCTGTATCAGCACTTCACCAACACGCTCATCTTCTCTGTTTTGG CTTCTATCATATTCATCATCTGGACCACCAAAGTCTTCAAGCTGGTGGACTGCCAGAcg gGATGGAGGGACTTGTGGGTAGACGATGCCTTCTGGCGTCTCCTGTTCTCCACCATTCTGCTGGTCATCATGGTGCTGCTGCGGCCCTCCGCCAACAACCAGAG GTTCTCCCATTCCCCTCTCAtcgatgaagacgatgaagaggaggaggccaaggAGCCCATGCTGAACGAAGCTTTTG agGGAATGAAGATGAGAGGCTCAAAGCCAGAAACTAATGGGTCCCAGAAACTGTTGAGCAAAGAG GACGAAGACCTAAAATGGGTTGAGGAGAACATTCCCACAACTGTAGCTGATGT AGCTCTCCCTGTAATGCTagatgaggaggag gaaatcCTGAAAACCAAGATGGAGAGATCCAAAATGGAGTAG